From Amycolatopsis sp. YIM 10, the proteins below share one genomic window:
- a CDS encoding DMT family transporter — MSVVAPAKDRAVGALITAGVLWGTGGLAGSFLTAQGNLHPLAVAGCRLLFGGLCAILYLAVTGQLRAVPRGRAVLVRLLVVGVLLAVFQVSYFASVALTSVSLATMTTIGSVPVFVAVATTIRDRRLPAPATLAAVVIALAGLVLLTSSSDGAAGGGRLFGGLACALAAGAGFAVLTLANSRPVAGLEPLPTIAFGCLTGGVLLLPLSLGSVLSADWRPEVVAVALFLAVCPTAVAYAAYFRGLRTAHPVVAALAALLEPLVAALLAALLLGERLGLTGWCGAALLVGALGVASVRQQRG, encoded by the coding sequence ATTTCCGTAGTCGCGCCCGCGAAAGATCGAGCCGTCGGCGCATTGATTACCGCGGGTGTTCTCTGGGGCACGGGCGGTCTCGCCGGGTCCTTTCTCACGGCGCAGGGAAATCTGCACCCACTGGCGGTGGCCGGCTGCCGGCTGTTGTTCGGCGGGCTGTGCGCCATTTTGTACCTGGCGGTGACCGGTCAATTGCGGGCAGTGCCGCGCGGGCGCGCGGTACTGGTGCGGTTGCTGGTCGTCGGCGTGCTGCTCGCGGTGTTCCAGGTGAGCTATTTCGCGTCGGTGGCACTGACCTCGGTCAGCCTGGCCACGATGACCACGATCGGCAGCGTGCCGGTGTTCGTCGCGGTGGCCACCACCATCCGGGACCGGCGGCTGCCCGCCCCGGCCACGCTGGCCGCGGTGGTCATCGCGCTGGCCGGGCTGGTGCTGCTCACCTCGTCATCGGATGGCGCGGCCGGCGGCGGCAGGCTGTTCGGCGGCCTCGCCTGCGCACTGGCCGCCGGAGCCGGTTTCGCCGTGCTGACCCTGGCCAACTCCCGGCCGGTGGCCGGGCTGGAACCGTTGCCCACCATCGCTTTCGGCTGCCTGACCGGGGGCGTGCTGCTGCTGCCGCTGAGCCTCGGTTCGGTGCTGTCGGCGGACTGGCGGCCCGAGGTGGTGGCCGTGGCGTTGTTCCTGGCGGTGTGCCCGACCGCGGTGGCCTACGCGGCCTACTTCCGCGGCCTGCGCACCGCGCACCCGGTGGTGGCGGCGCTGGCCGCATTGCTGGAACCGCTGGTCGCCGCCCTGCTGGCGGCCCTGCTGCTCGGTGAGCGGCTGGGCCTGACCGGCTGGTGCGGGGCCGCGCTGCTGGTCGGCGCGCTCGGCGTGGCTTCGGTCCGCCAGCAGCGGGGTTGA
- a CDS encoding YbaK/EbsC family protein: MSTEHPATAKVAAALAEAGLPHAAEGIRVLPAEVRTAAQAAEALGVAVGAIANSLVFRATFADGEGPLLALTSGAHRADVATLAELSGATAVGKADPAFVKQHTGQVIGGVAPVGHPAKLTTLVDTALLDHEVVWAAAGHAKAVFPTTYAELLALTGGRAGALAGARENAHP; encoded by the coding sequence ATGAGCACCGAACACCCCGCGACCGCCAAGGTGGCGGCCGCACTCGCCGAAGCCGGTCTCCCGCACGCCGCCGAGGGCATCCGGGTGCTGCCCGCCGAGGTCCGCACCGCGGCGCAGGCCGCCGAAGCGCTCGGGGTGGCGGTCGGCGCCATCGCCAACAGCCTGGTCTTCCGCGCCACCTTCGCCGACGGTGAAGGGCCGCTGCTCGCGCTGACCTCCGGTGCCCACCGCGCCGACGTGGCCACCCTCGCCGAACTGTCCGGCGCCACGGCCGTCGGCAAGGCCGATCCCGCCTTCGTCAAGCAGCACACCGGCCAGGTCATCGGCGGCGTCGCGCCGGTCGGCCACCCGGCGAAGCTGACCACGCTGGTGGACACCGCTTTGCTGGACCACGAGGTGGTCTGGGCCGCCGCCGGGCACGCGAAAGCGGTCTTCCCCACCACCTACGCGGAACTGCTCGCGCTCACCGGGGGTCGCGCGGGCGCGCTGGCCGGCGCGCGGGAGAATGCACACCCGTGA
- a CDS encoding N-acetyltransferase → MTATSSGYTRFARLSQAEFRARLPEALDIYVSAMRYPDGTAEQRAPMWLTHALREGWRCIAALDEEDRLLGLAYGYRGSVGQWWHEQVRRGLLQRDGQDAARHWLGDYFELTEIHVRPDQQGAGIGEDLLRRLLDGVENTRVLLSTPEGTSRAWKLYRRVGFVDVLRDYYFAGDPRAFAILGRTLPLDPPQP, encoded by the coding sequence GTGACCGCGACCTCTTCCGGCTACACCCGGTTCGCCCGCCTTTCGCAGGCGGAGTTCCGGGCGCGGCTCCCCGAAGCGCTCGACATCTACGTCAGCGCCATGCGCTACCCCGACGGCACGGCCGAGCAGCGCGCGCCGATGTGGCTGACCCACGCCCTGCGCGAGGGCTGGCGCTGCATCGCCGCACTGGACGAGGAGGACAGGCTGCTCGGGCTCGCCTACGGCTACCGGGGCAGCGTCGGGCAGTGGTGGCACGAGCAGGTGCGGCGCGGCCTGCTGCAGCGCGACGGCCAGGACGCCGCGCGCCACTGGCTCGGTGACTACTTCGAGCTGACCGAGATCCACGTGCGACCGGACCAGCAGGGCGCGGGCATCGGCGAGGACCTGTTGCGCCGCCTGCTCGACGGGGTGGAGAACACCAGGGTGCTGTTGTCCACGCCGGAGGGCACCAGCCGGGCGTGGAAGCTCTACCGCCGGGTCGGTTTTGTCGACGTGCTGCGGGACTACTACTTCGCGGGTGATCCGCGTGCCTTCGCCATTCTCGGCCGGACGCTGCCGCTGGACCCGCCCCAACCCTGA